A part of Thalassophryne amazonica chromosome 3, fThaAma1.1, whole genome shotgun sequence genomic DNA contains:
- the LOC117506534 gene encoding pre-miRNA 5'-monophosphate methyltransferase, translating into MAACRDKVNEPGAALYGNFINYYTFNPPEKRLELIPATLLQDFGLGDGQQTTLILDVGCNSGELSIAFYKHLVQNTESGSDKIFLLGFDLDQTLIQRALELNPLPASISFIPLDVTEDTEQLQDYLRLHGCSRFHLCLCLAVTMWVHLNHGDAGLLRFISHLASISQYLLLEAQPWKCYRSAARRLRKLGRSDFDHFKTLKIRGDIAKEVTRHLETDCGMDLIRNFGSTAWERQLLMFKRQT; encoded by the exons ATGGCAGCCTGCCGCGACAAAGTTAATGAACCGGGCGCAGCTCTTTACGGCAACTTCATAAATTATTACACGTTTAATCCACCAGAAAAACGTTTGGAACTGATTCCAGCGACGCTGCTGCAGGATTTCGGCCTCGGTGACGGACAGCAGACGACACTGATACTGGACGTGGGCTGTAACTCAGGG GAACTGAGCATAGCCTTCTACAAGCATTTGGTGCAGAACACTGAAAGTGGATCAGACAAGATCTTTCTCCTGGGTTTCGACTTGGATCAGACCCTGATCCAGAGGGCTCTGGAATTGAACCCCCTGCCGGCCAGCATCTCCTTCATCCCTTTGGATGTCACTGAAGACACTGAGCAGCTGCAGGACTACCTCAGGCTGCACGGCTGCAGCCGCTTCCACCTGTGTCTGTGCCTGGCGGTCACCATGTGGGTCCACTTAAACCACGGAGACGCTGGCCTGCTGCGGTTCATCTCTCACCTGGCCTCCATCAGTCAGTACCTGCTGCTGGAAGCCCAGCCTTGGAAATGTTACCGCTCTGCAGCTCGGCGCCTGAGGAAGCTGGGCCGCTCAGACTTTGACCACTTTAAAACGCTTAAGATCCGTGGGGACATAGCCAAGGAGGTCACGCGGCACCTGGAGACTGACTGTGGCATGGATCTCATCCGGAACTTTGGCAGCACTGCCTGGGAGCGTCAGCTGCTGATGTTCAAGAGACAAACGTGA